The Anabaena sp. WA102 genome contains a region encoding:
- a CDS encoding NUDIX hydrolase → MNKEGQIRVIVLALIRDGNRIFVSEGFDSTKQSTFYRALGGGVEFGETSRIALAREFQEEIQAELTNIRYLTCIENLFTFDGRQGHEIIQLYECDFADSKFYQIESLTFAETPERQHRALWVDISRFKSGELRLVPEVFFDYL, encoded by the coding sequence ATGAATAAAGAAGGTCAAATTCGGGTGATTGTTTTAGCACTCATCCGAGATGGTAATAGAATATTTGTTTCTGAAGGATTCGATTCGACAAAACAATCAACATTCTATCGGGCTTTAGGTGGTGGCGTAGAATTTGGCGAAACTAGCCGCATAGCCTTAGCTAGAGAATTTCAAGAAGAAATTCAAGCCGAATTAACAAATATTCGCTATTTAACTTGTATTGAAAACTTATTTACCTTTGACGGTAGACAAGGACATGAAATCATTCAACTCTATGAATGTGACTTTGCTGATTCCAAGTTTTATCAAATCGAAAGTTTAACTTTTGCAGAAACACCAGAACGTCAACATCGCGCATTGTGGGTAGATATTTCTCGGTTTAAATCTGGTGAATTAAGATTAGTTCCTGAAGTCTTTTTTGATTATTTGTAA
- a CDS encoding DUF3531 family protein, translating into MQIQFREFNPFDVWIWFKFSNVPSQREKQYVEEVFNSWFYLGKLGGFNAENLQIQDTGLDISYMDYDTKGYDKSLMALMHNMGEFEYEGEWGRCWFDLGTSDAIALDILINALTQLTEEYVTIEELYIGGENPDWPTEDSESRPSSIYDN; encoded by the coding sequence ATGCAAATTCAATTCCGCGAGTTTAATCCTTTTGATGTTTGGATTTGGTTTAAGTTCAGCAATGTTCCCTCCCAAAGGGAAAAACAATATGTAGAAGAAGTATTCAATTCCTGGTTTTATCTAGGTAAATTAGGGGGATTTAATGCTGAAAATTTGCAAATCCAAGACACAGGACTTGATATCAGCTATATGGACTATGATACCAAAGGCTATGATAAAAGTTTAATGGCTTTGATGCACAACATGGGTGAATTTGAATACGAAGGAGAATGGGGTCGTTGTTGGTTTGATTTAGGTACAAGTGATGCGATCGCCTTAGATATTCTTATCAACGCCCTCACTCAACTCACTGAAGAATACGTCACTATTGAAGAACTATACATTGGTGGCGAAAATCCAGATTGGCCTACAGAAGATAGTGAAAGTCGTCCCTCTTCCATTTACGATAATTAA
- a CDS encoding Sll0314/Alr1548 family TPR repeat-containing protein has product MFKQVLIPQLRIFWRSPTLLSVTVTTSILLNMLVNPSFAGDPFRGRESRKIGDRTEAAFHAIFQQGNYPTAKDALQKAASSEPNEPLIYAIQASLAYQNQDSASLEKYSSKTLETGQNLIASDPLRGNLYTAVGHFLTGAVILNREGTVNGVPQALSRLRKVYTYLDRAEEISANDPELNLIRGYMDLMLAVNLPFTSPDQVIERLEKNAAPNYLVNRGIALAYRDLKQYSQALDYVNRALKTTADNPEIYYLKAQILHEKGKAEKSQNLIKEAITYFDKALAKKSQLPANLVKQIEHERNQAFSSQ; this is encoded by the coding sequence ATGTTTAAACAGGTTTTAATTCCTCAATTAAGGATATTCTGGCGATCGCCTACTTTATTAAGTGTGACTGTGACTACTTCCATCCTTTTGAATATGTTGGTAAATCCCTCCTTTGCGGGTGATCCCTTTCGGGGTCGAGAATCGCGGAAAATTGGCGATCGCACAGAAGCCGCTTTTCATGCTATTTTTCAACAAGGAAATTATCCCACAGCCAAAGATGCTTTACAAAAAGCCGCCTCTAGCGAACCCAATGAACCTCTAATTTACGCCATTCAGGCTTCTTTAGCATATCAAAATCAAGATAGTGCTAGTTTAGAAAAATACAGCAGCAAAACTCTAGAAACTGGACAAAATCTGATCGCCAGTGATCCATTGCGTGGTAACTTATATACTGCGGTTGGTCATTTTTTGACAGGGGCGGTAATTTTGAATCGAGAAGGAACTGTAAATGGTGTCCCCCAAGCTTTAAGTCGGTTGCGGAAAGTCTATACCTATCTTGACAGAGCCGAAGAGATTTCTGCCAATGATCCAGAGTTAAACTTGATTCGCGGCTATATGGATTTAATGTTAGCTGTGAATTTACCTTTTACTAGTCCAGATCAAGTAATTGAAAGATTGGAAAAAAATGCTGCTCCTAATTATTTAGTAAATAGAGGTATTGCTTTAGCTTATCGAGATTTGAAACAATACTCCCAAGCTTTAGATTATGTCAACCGCGCCTTAAAAACAACTGCTGACAACCCAGAAATTTACTATCTTAAAGCCCAAATTCTCCATGAAAAGGGGAAAGCGGAAAAAAGCCAGAATTTAATTAAGGAAGCAATAACTTATTTTGACAAAGCATTAGCCAAAAAATCCCAACTTCCTGCTAATTTAGTCAAACAAATTGAACATGAACGCAATCAGGCTTTTAGTAGTCAGTAG